CCTTTTTCTTGGAGTTTTTGTAGTATTTTTTGTGGTATTTTTTCAGTGTTTGGTGTTGTTGGTGTTGTTGGAGTTATTGGTTGGGTTTTGTTGTCTGGTTTTTGCGTTTTATTATCTTTCTTTTCGGAAGCTTCAATTATCGTCACATTGAATTCGTTGCTTGTGAGTGTTGTTTGTTGGCTATTTGCATATATTTTTGTTGGCCATATTCCAGTTTTTAGTGGAGTTATTACTAGTATTTCGGGATTTGGATTGTTGAGTTCCAAGCTTTCAAATGTATAATTATATCCTGGACTGCTTTGAAGGTCGTAGAAAATATTTTGTCCTTGAAAGTATTCTGATAGGTTTAGTGTTATTTGCTGATTTGTTATTATTTCTTGGTTTTCTATGTTTTTTATTTGCTGTATTGTTTGGTTGGTTGTTGTTGTGAGGTGTATTGTTTCTAATTGCAATGTTCCTTGAGTAATCATTATTTGTATATTTTGTAAGTTTAATGATTGTAGACTGCAGGTTTCTTGACATTCTTGTTCGAAAGTATATGTTGTTTGTGTTTCATTGTTTATTTGGAGCGTAGTATTGGTTTTATTTATTGTTTCGTTAGTAGTCACGTTTGTTGTTGTGTTTGTTGTTGCATTAGTTAGATTTGGTGTGTTGTTTAATTGATTGTTTGTTGTTTCATTCTTTGTAGTATTTGTTTCATTTGTCGACGTATTTGTCCCTGTGTTTGTTTGATTTACCGTTTCGTTTATTGTAGTATTTGATGTTGTTGTATTTATCGTAGAATTTTCTGGGTTTTCGGGATTTACTATTGGTGTATTGGGCAAGGGTATATTAATTTCTGTTTGTTTATTTTTGTTATTTTCATTTTCTTTTGTTACAAATCCTGTTATTAAGTTTGTGGACGTTTGGTTTTGTGTTTGAGTTTTTTCTAGTATTGTAAGATTACCTCTATCTGTAATTGCTAAAATTTTTATTGGTTCATTTCCTGTGTAAGCTCCTGTTATTTTTATGCTTGTTACTTGCTGTTTTGTTATGTTAATGGTTGAGTTTTGGGAGAAGTTTTGGTTTATTTGTATTTGTTGACTTTGTTCTATGGGAAGAATCGTTAGTCCTGTTGAGAAATTGCTTTGGAATGAGTCGTTGGTTAGCACTAGTGCAACTAGAAATATTACTAAAATTATACTTATTGCTACTGTATATTGTATGCTATCAACACTGTGTTTTTTCATGAAACACCAATAGCCATCAGACTACAAACAGCGCTATATTATCCTCTATTCTTAACACTATTTAGTTTTGTCCTATGACTCCTTCTCCCAACATATAAAATCATTGTTTTTCTTTATAAATTTTTTGTTTTTTTCGTCGAGAAGCAGAACTGCAATTATGGGTGATGAAAAGCAAGCATTAAGGACGAAATATTTGAGTAAATATCATTTTGATACGAATAAATGCGTACAAAACAAAAAAAAGAACAAAACAAAACAGGAAACAAACAATAAATGAATAATAAATGAATAATAAAGCATATTTTTAAAAATATATGTTAGTTCACCATAGTTCGTATTAGTAAAAAAGTTTTTAAAGCACTTTTAAGTTCGATATGAATATGGCATTTATGATTTTTTGTTATGCAAGCATCAAAGTGTAACAAAATGGAAACAAATATGCGGGCCCGTGGCTTAGCCTGGTAGAGCGCACGACTGATACATTTGTGGAACGGAAATGGTCCGAACGCAAGTGAAAGACATCGTGAGGTCCGGAGTTCAAATCTCCGCGGGCCCATTTTAATTCATTCTTTTCTGTTTTGATGTTTTATTTTTGGGAATTTTTTGGATAATTCGTTGAATTAATGTGCGGCACTCCATGTTTTTTATTAGAAATGTCTTTATGTCTATGAAAAAAAATAGTTTTGCTAAAAAAATACAGAAATACATACAAAAACATATTAAAACATCTAACTACAAAAACAAAAACAAATACAAAACAAACATTAAAACACTTACTAAAATATCCTCTAAAAAAACAAAAAAAACAAATTAGTTATGGGGATACCAGTATCATCACTAACGCTCTGGACAGCCACCCCCATAAAAAAAAAACAAAAAAAACAAATTAGTTATGGGGATACCAGTATCATCACTAACGCTCTGGACAGCCACCCCCATAAAAAAAAAACAAAAAAAACAAATTAGTTATGGGGATACCAGGATTTGAACCCGGGTCTGACGGCCCCCAGCCGCCAATGATAGCCAAACTACACTATATCCCCTATCAACAATTGATATTGAAAGAAAAAAACACTCATTTAAAAATATTTTACTTTAACAACCAATTAAAGCCATTGTTTACAAGTTTAGAAACTCTAGTTTGTGTATTCTCGTCGATTTTTTTTGCATTATCTAGAATAAAACCTTTACTTTTAATACCGCAAAATCCAAGAATGTCTTTACAAACAACTTTTCTGCCTCTTCCTCCTAAGTATCCTTCAAAAGCAATTTTAGGAGAACCAGTAGTATAAAAAACAGCTGCTTTTTTCCCTATTAATAGTTTTATAGGAATGAATAAGTTTCTAGTTATTTCTTTGTAAGTAAAAGCGAATCTTCCTGTTAGAACTTTATCAAAAAAACCTTTCAAAATAGCAGGGGGCCCATTCCACCAAATGGGAAAAATAAAAATTAATTTTTCGTGTTCTTTAATTAAATTTTGATAATTGAAAACTTGTTTGGAAAGTTCTCTTTTTCCTTGTGTGTACAACTCAGTATCCTCGAGCACAGGGTTAAACTTGTCTTTATATAAATCAACGACGGAATAGTTCAAATTTTTTTCTTTAAGAAGTTTTTTTACATTATTAAAAATCAAGACGTTATGACCTTCTTTGCTGGGATGCGCAAAAACAATCAAAACTTCAGATTTTTTATTCATGAAATTAACACCTTAAGCTATTCTAACTCCAAACAAACCAAGTAAATCGCTAAATCCAAGTTTAATCCAACCTAAATAAGGAATTCTAAAAATTGCTTTACCGGCAACTGTTGATTCTAAAATTCTAGTCTCATCAAAATTGCTACTAGGAGGTTTTAGAGAACCAGGATTATTATCTCCTTTAGTACTATAAAAATACATACTGCTCTGTTCAAATTTATCATAGACTCTGTGAATAATAGGAGTCCCTCCCGTTCTATACATAACTATAACATCTCCAATATCTGTATTGTTGATGTTGGAACCTACTAAAACCATCAGATCTCCTTTGTTAAAACCATTTTTGAAAGGAAAATTCTTGAATTGTTGTTCTGAAATATTATGTTCCATATACCATTCTAATTGAGTACATTTGCCTGTAGAACAATAAGCTTGGTCCTCAACAAACCACATATTTCCTTGAGGGTGTTCCATGCTAGTGCTAATAACTGCCACAATAGGCAAATTAGTGCCAAAAAGTAAGCCTAAGCCAGGATAAACTAAGAATTTTATAA
The nucleotide sequence above comes from Candidatus Woesearchaeota archaeon. Encoded proteins:
- a CDS encoding signal peptidase I, whose product is MKLKKNKKKSNFRKIWDFLFNNDGPWGWIIDVVIAFLIIKFLVYPGLGLLFGTNLPIVAVISTSMEHPQGNMWFVEDQAYCSTGKCTQLEWYMEHNISEQQFKNFPFKNGFNKGDLMVLVGSNINNTDIGDVIVMYRTGGTPIIHRVYDKFEQSSMYFYSTKGDNNPGSLKPPSSNFDETRILESTVAGKAIFRIPYLGWIKLGFSDLLGLFGVRIA
- a CDS encoding NAD(P)H-dependent oxidoreductase → MNKKSEVLIVFAHPSKEGHNVLIFNNVKKLLKEKNLNYSVVDLYKDKFNPVLEDTELYTQGKRELSKQVFNYQNLIKEHEKLIFIFPIWWNGPPAILKGFFDKVLTGRFAFTYKEITRNLFIPIKLLIGKKAAVFYTTGSPKIAFEGYLGGRGRKVVCKDILGFCGIKSKGFILDNAKKIDENTQTRVSKLVNNGFNWLLK